Proteins encoded by one window of Thunnus thynnus chromosome 3, fThuThy2.1, whole genome shotgun sequence:
- the LOC137180474 gene encoding B-cell receptor CD22-like: MSLTATASGFVVFLLSVSVVQGQNDWGVTYTSTQICAFKRSTVKINCTYRYPSRIKGTSTVVKETFWFTKESNGVFVDLKKEYSGRVQYQCDKKDCTLRITDLRESDSAEYKFRFITNDPEGKYFGSPGVTLTVTDPDFQVHVKKSFSNQNPTWTELTCHSNCQLPVDPSYIWYKNGQLMEGNKVYFHPDRINPEDEYSCALSGYESFRSPSVYPPKLPSVSMSPSDDIMEDSSVTLTCSSDANPAAKYTWYKENVKPDLEPLSKESQLVFSSIQSSDSGEYYCTTENQLGKRTSEYIFIDVKYATKTSSVSVSPFGEIVEGSSVTLTCSSDANPAAKYTWYKENQTLPQGPEGIYHFTSISPEDRGSYHCKSENNYGQINSSSLFIDVQYAPKLPSVSVSFSGEIVEGSSVNLTCSSDANPTANYTWYKENEDSPKASGQIFTITDVRPEHSGNYYCDTQNKRGHRNSTLYLTVVAGAWKSVIIGTTTAVLLAIILLFVFLLINKKRPCKQLSEPGERDENREQRPPTERQPEEQDDIHYASVKFSNNQADPVYSNIRPARLQRHEEEEEGVEYAAVKFNSAPSTRGQETEEDPAALYSTVNKT; encoded by the exons atgagtttaacagcaacagcgagtggatttgttgtcttccttctctctgtgtcag tggtacagGGTCAGAATGACTGGGGAGTGACTTACACCTCTACTCAGATCTGTGCCTTCAAAAGATCAACAGTGAAGATAAACTGCACTTACAGATACCCATCCAGAATAAAGGGCACTTCTACTGTAGTTAAGGAAACATTCTGGTTCACTAAAGAAAGTAATGGTGTGTTTGTGGATCTGAAAAAAGAGTAttcaggtcgtgttcagtatcaGTGTGATAAGAAGgactgcactctgagaatcacagacctgagagagagcgactcagctgagtacaagttcaggttcataACAAACGACCCAGAAGGGAAATATTTtggttcacctggagtcactttgactgtcacag ATCCAGACTTCCAAGTGCATGTTAAGAAATCTTTCTCCAACCAGAATCCCACCTGGACAGAGCTGACATGTCACAGCAATTGTCAGCTGCCTGTTGATCCTtcctacatctggtacaagaatGGCCAGCTAATGGAGGGAAACAAAGTTTATTTTCATCCAGATCGAATTAATCCTGAGGACGAGTATTCTTGTGCTCTATCAGGATATGAATCTTTCCgctctccttcagtgt AtcctccaaagcttccctctgtgtcaatGAGTCCCTCTGATGATATAATGGAGgacagttcagtgactctgacctgtagcagtgatgctaacccagcagctaaatacacctggtacaaggagaatgTAAAGCCAGACCTTGAACCTCTCAGTAAAGAAtcacagcttgtcttcagctccatccagtcctctgactctggagagtattactgtacaactgagaaccagctggggaagaggacatctgaatacatctttattgatgtgaaat ATGCTACAAAGACCtcttctgtgtcagtgagtccctttggtgagatagtggagggcagttcagtgactctgacctgtagcagtgatgctaacccagctgctaaatacacctggtacaaggagaaccAAACACTGCCTCAAGGACCAGAAGGAATTTAtcatttcacctccatcagcCCTGAAGACAGAGGGTCATACcactgcaagtctgagaatAATTATGGACAGATCAACTCTTCATCTCTATTCATTGATGTCCAGT atgctccaaagcttccctctgtgtcagtgagtttctctggtgagatagtggagggcagttcagtgaatctgacctgtagcagtgatgctaacccaacAGCcaattatacctggtacaaggagaatgaagactcaccaaaagcatcaggacagatcttcaccatcactgatgtcagACCTGAACACAGTGGAAATTATTACTGTGACACACAGAACAAAAGAGGACATCGTAACTCCACCTTATATCTGACTGTTGTAGCAg GAGCATGGAAATCAGTTATCATTGGAACAACCACTGCTGTTCTTCTGGCTATCATACTACTCTTTGTCTTCCTATTGATAAA TAAAAAGAGGCCCTGTAAGCAATTATCGGAGCccggagagagagatgagaacagAGAACAG CGCCCACCCACTGAGAGGCAGCCAGAGGAGCAGGATGACATTCACTATGCCAGTGTCAAGTTCTCCAACAATCAGGCAGATCCTGTTTACTCCAACATCAGACCAGCTCGACTCCAaagacatgaagaagaagaagagggtgtTGAGTACGCTGCTGTCAAATTTAACAGTGCCCCAAG tacCAGAGGTcaggaaacagaggaagacCCGGCTGCACTGTACAGCACAGTCAACAAAACCTGA